Below is a window of Streptomyces sp. NBC_00223 DNA.
TGGAGCCGGTCCACGCCGACGCGGCGCTGCGGCTGTGGCGCGCCCTGGCCCGACGCTGCGCCGGGCCGTACGGGGACCACGCCGCGGCCCCGCTGGCCCTGGCCGGATGGGTGGCGTGGTCCTCGGGGGACGAGGCCGAGGCGCGGGTGGCCCTCGGCCTGGCGCTCGACCTCGAACCCCACTACACGTTCGCCCGGTTGCTCCACCACTCCGTCAACGAGGGCCTGGACCCCGAGCTGCTGCGGCACTGCCTGCGGCAGGAGAGGCGCAAACGGGTGATCGCCAGGACTACAGCTCGCCGTGGACCAGTCGGAGCAGCCGGTCGAGGACCCGGCCACCGCTCGCCCGGAGACCGTCGTGCTCGTACTCGTCGGTGACCCAGGTGCGCAGACCGCGGATGGCGGCGGCCGTGGCGAGCGAGTCGGCCGTGTCGACGTACATGTCGTCATGGTAAATCGCCGCCGCCACCGGCACTTCGTTGCGCGCCAGTTGGTCCGCGTCGTAGAGGTCCGGCCACTGCTCGTGGTGCGCCAGCAGTTCGGCCGTCTCGCGCAGTGGTGCCAGCGCCGGGTCGGTGGTGAACATCCACGGGTGGATGGTCTCGCCTGTGAAGAGCACCGGCAGGCCGGCGGCCGGCGCGGCGTCGGCGTCGAACCGCGGGAAGTCACGGCGCACCCGCTCGGCGGCCCAGCCGGTCCCGCCCGGTGCGACCGAACGCTGTCCGTAGATCGCCTCGTGCAGCACCGCGTAGAGCGGATTGGCCGTGAAGGACAGGTGCCCGCGCACCTCGGAGAGGAAGGAGTCGGACAGCACCGGCCCGGACGGCCCCGTCACGAAGGCGTCCTCGATCAGGTAGTGCAGCGTGTGCGAGCCGTTGCCCGTGCCCAGCATCAGGCCGAGCGACTGGAAGGCCTCGGGGGTGAGCCGGTCGCCGCCGGGCAGCGGCACCTCGTTGTCGCGCAGGTGGCGGACGATGCCGCGGACCGCCTCCACATCCTCGGGGTAGCGCGCGTAGTGGGCGAGGTTCTTGCGCTCGATGCGCGGAAAGGCGGCGCGGTAGACATCGTCGGCGGTGGCGGTCAGTCCGGGCAGTCCACCGGTGATCAGTACCTCCCGCAGGCCCTGGGGAGCGAAGGAAAGGTAGGTGACCGCGCAGAAGCCGCCGAAGCTCTGGCCGAGGACGCTCCAGGCGGTGTCCTCGCCGAGGAGTTGGCGCCGGACGGCTTCGCAGTCCCGGACGATCGAGTCGGCCCGGAAGTGGGTCAGATACCGCGCCTGCGCCGCCGCGTCGCCGCGGGTCGGAAGCGTCTGGCGGTTGGCCGGGGTGGAGCGCCCGGTGCCGCGCTGGTCGAGGAGCAGCACCCGGTAGTCGTCCAGCGCCCGGGTCAGCCAGCTGTCGCGGCCCAGCGGGCGGGGGGAGCGGCCGCCGGGACCGCCCTGCAGATAGAGCAGCCAGGGCAGCTCGTCGTTCTCCCGGCCCGCGGCCACGACTTCCCGCGCGTAGATCTCGATCCGCTCCCCGTCGGGGGCCGAATGATCGAGGGGCACGGCGAAGGTGTGGTCGGTGATGACGGTTCCTGGCTGGCGGTGGACGGCCATGGGTCTGTCTCCGGAAGTACGAGATGGCGCCGGGAGCGGTGGCTCCCGTCCAGGAACGGTAGCCGGGCCGAGGGTGGGGCGCTCGGCCGGGTGTTCGGCGGGCGGGCCGGGGGAAATTCGCCGCGACTTGATCGCGGGGAGCTGTCGATCCGGCTGATTATCGTCAGGCAGACGACTAAGATCGCGGCATGTCGCCCTACGACCCGTCGGCTTTCCCGCCCTTCGCCGTCACCGTCGACCTGGTCGTGCTCACAGTGCGGCACCACGCGCTGTGCGCGCTGTCCGTGCGCCGAGGTGAGCCGCCCTTCCAGGGGAGGTGGGCGCTGCCGGGCGGGTTCGTCCGCGATGACGAGGACCTCACCCAGGCCGCCGCCCGCGAGCTGGCCGAGGAGACCGGACTGCGGGCGCAGAACGGTGCCCATCTGGAGCAGCTCGCCACCTACGGGGACCCGCAGCGCGATCCGCGAATGAGGGTCGTCAGCGTGGCGCACCTGGTGCTCGCGCCCGACCTGCCGGCTCCCCGGGCCGGCGGTGACGCCAGCAGCGCCCGGTGGGCCCCGGTCGGCACGCTGCTGGCCGAGGGAGGGCAGGAGCACGCGGGCGAGACGGCCGCGCTCGCCTTCGACCACGGCCGGATCCTGGCGGACGGTGTGGAGCGGGCCCGGTCCAAGATCGAGTACTCCTCGCTGGCCACCGCGTTCTGCCCGCCCGAGTTCACCGTCGGCGAGCTGCGCCGGGTCTACGAGGCGGTGTGGGGAGTGGCGCTCGACCCGCGCAACTTCCACCGGAAGGTGACGGGCACGGTCGGCTTCCTCGTGCCCACCGGGGGTACGACGACCCGTCAGGGCGGGCGCCCCGCACAGCTGTTCAGGGCCGGAGGTGCCACCCTGCTCAATCCGCCGATGCTGCGACCGGAGGTCTGAATTTCGTCATAATTGTCCACTTTGGGCGTTATGGTGCAAGGGTGATCCAGGCCATCGGACTGACCAGCACACCCCGGCGCAACGCCCGGCCCACCGTCCGCGACCTCAGCTTCGACATCCGCGAGGGCGAAGTGACCGGGCTGCTCGGACCGGCCGGGTCGGGCAAGACCACCGCCCTGCGCCTGCTGCTCGGCGTCGAGTCCGGCCGCGGCGCGACCCTTGTCGACGGCCGCCCCCTGCATGAATTGCCCGATCCCGTCAGGGAGATCGGCGCCCTCGTCGGCGACGTGCCCGGACACCCCCGCCGCAGTGCCCGCGGCCATCTCCGAATGCTCTGCGCCGCCTTCGGCGTCCCGGTGTCCCGCGCGGACGAGGTGCTCGCCCTCGTGGGGCTCGACGAGGTCGCCGACCAGCGGCTCGGGTCGTACTCGCTGGGCATGGACCGCCGGCTCGGGTTCGCCGTCGCACTGCTGGCCCGCCCCCGGGCGCTGATCCTCGACGACCCGGCCCGCGGGCTGCCGCCGCGCGAGGCGGCGTGGGTGCACGACCTGGTGCGCCGACATGCGGCAGAAGGCGGCGCCGTCCTGCTCGCCGGCCGGGACGCCCGCGCGCTGGCACGTACCGCCGATCATGTGATCGCCCTGGACAAGGGACGGCTCGTCGCCGACCAGGCCGCCTCGGACTTCGCCCGCGGCCGGCTGCGCCCGTATGTGGCGGTGCGGTCCCCGTACGCCCAGCGGCTGGCGGAGTTGCTGAGCGACGGGGGCGCGGAAGTGGTCGCCGAGAGCGGCAGCCGGATCGCGGTCTACGGATCGAGTTCGGCGGCCGTGGGGGAGACCGCGTACCGGCACGGCATCCTGCTGCACGAGCTGGCCGACACCGCTCCGGCCGGTGGCGGAGCCGAGGCATCCGGTGACGACCCGGCGGGTGCCGAGCCGCGGCGGGTGTTCATCGGCAGGGCGCCCCGCCGCGCCGGACACCGGCCCGGCCCCGTGCGGCCGGTCGGTTACGAGGTGCGCCGCGCCTTCGGGGTCCGCACCCCCTGGCCCACCGTCGCCGTCGCGCTCGTCGGCTCGGTGCTCGGCGCCCTGCTGCTGGCCCGTACCGGCGCCACGGCCGCCTCCCCGATGCGGCTGATCTCCGGCTGGGCCGCCGAACTGCCTTTGCCCGCAGCCGCGATCGGGGCCGGCGGACTGGGGGCGCTCAGCTACGGCCAGGAGTTCCGCTATCCCGCGCTGGCCCCCGGCTACGGCCCCGAACCGCGCAGCCCGCGCCTGCTCGCCGCCAAACTCGTGGTCGGCGCGGTCGCCGCGCTCCTGCTGGCGGGTCTGGCGGCCGCGGTCGACGTCGAGGTGCTGCGCCTGACCGCCGGTCCCGCCCGTACCCCCGACCCGCTGGCCCATCCAGCCGCCCTCGCCGCCGGGGCCGCGCTCGCCGTCGGCTGCGCCTGGGCCGGAGTGCTGGCGGCGGCCACCTTCCGGACCACCGCGCTCGGCCTGTCGGCGGTCCTCGCCGTACCGCTGCTGGTCGCACCGGCCGTACGGACGCTGATCGGTGGCCACGCGACCCGGGAACTCGGCGACGCGGGCGGCGCGTTGTGGTCAGTGGTGAGCGGCGCCTCGCAGGGTGGCGGCGGGACGGTCGCGCGGATGCTGCGGCTCGCGGGCCAACCGTTCTTCGTCGCACTCGCGTTGTCCCTGGCCGCCCTGGCCGGGGCCTGTGCGGCAGGCGCGTTGCTCGGGCGGTGGCGCGGACGCCGGTCAACTGCCGTACAAACCGGCCCAACTGCCCAGCTGAGCGGGAAGAAAGGGTGATTCATCCGCAAAAACGTCAATTATCAGGTGATGAGCGCTCACCCTTTCGTGTGCTTTTCAGCAAAGCCCTCAAGGCCCGCTGCGGCATCGCCGACAAAGGATGCGTGAGTACCCTTGCGCATTCCATGATGACCGCGGCTCGTTCCGCCGACTCCGGCACCGCCGGTCCGGGCGAGCTGGACCGCTATCCGTACGCCGAAGCCCCCGGCTCCGACCGACCCGGACTGACGTCCTGGGAGGGCGTGGAGCCGGACATGAGCCGGGTCGGCCGCCGCGCGGGCGGCAGCCGCGGCCGAGGACTGCACGGCCAACTCGTTCAGCAGCTCGGCCAGATGATCGTCGCCGGAGACCTCGGCGCCGACCGTCCGCTGGTCCCCGAGGAGATCGGCCAGCGCTTCGAGGTCTCCCGCACCGTGGTGCGCGAGTCCCTGCGCGTGCTGGAGGCCAAGGGCCTGGTCAGTGCCCGGCCCAACGTCGGCACCCGGGTCCGCCCGGTCAGCGACTGGAACCTGCTGGACCCCGACATCATCGAGTGGCGCGCGTTCGGACCGCAGCGTGACGAGCAGCGCCGCGAACTGACGGAACTGCGCTGGACGATCGAGCCGCTCGCGGCCCGGCTCGCCGCCGGCCACGGCCGCGAGGAAGTGCAGCAGCGCCTCGCCGACATGGCCGAGATTATGGCCCACGCCGCCGCCCAGGGCGACGCGCTCACCTTCTCCCGCGCCGACATCGAGTTCCACACCCTGGTCCTGCAGATCGCGGGCAACCGGATGCTGGAGCACCTGTCCGGCATCGTCTCCTCCGCCCTGCACGTCTCCGGCAGCACGGCCACCGGCTGCGAGCGCCCCGGCGACACCTCCGTCGGACTCCACCGCCGCATCGTCGACGCCCTCGCCGCGAGCGACGGCGCCACCGCCGAGGCCGCGATGCGCCAGCTGCTGACCGTGGCGCCCGAGCAGCAGGCCGCCCCCGACAACCACGTCGTCCCCGCCCCCCGCGAGCACTGAGCGCGCCTCCGGCCGCCGCAGGCCCCGGACCGCCGGGACCTGCGGCGGCCCCGTGCGTGGGCCGGATGCCCCGCTTTGCCAGTGTTCGTCATGATGTGAGGTGTGACTCGGGCCACGTAGGCTGGGGCGTAACGCTTGACGAGGCAGCGCGATGACTTAAGAGGTGGCCGTCGCACAAGGAATATTTCAGCGTCAGTTCGACGCTGGGTCGCTGTGCGGTTCCACCGAGTCGTTCCCATCGTTCCGAGAGGTTGTTCGTGTCGGCCAGCACATCCCGTACGCTCCCGTCCGAGATCGCCGAATCCGAGTCTCTGATGGCGCTCATCGAGCAGGGTAAGGCCCAGGGCCAGATCGCCGGCGACGACGTGCGTCGGGCGTTCGAAGCGGACCAGATTCCGGCAACCCAGTGGAAGAACGTTCTGCGCAGCCTCAACCAGGTCCTCGACGAGGAGGGTGTGACGCTGATGGTGACTGCCGCTGAGGCGCCCAAGCGCACCCGCAAGAGCGTCGCAGCCAAGAGCCCGGCGAAGCGTACTGCCACCAAGACGGTCGCCACCAGGGCGACCCCTGTCAAGAAGACCGTTGCGCCCAAGGCACCCGCCACGGAGGTGGAGGCCGAGGCCGAGACCACGGTGGAGCCATCGGTGGAGGCGGAAACCCCAGCCAAGAAGGCGCCCGCGAAGAAGACCGCCGCGAAGAAGACGGCTGCCAAGAAGGCCCCCGCGAAGAAGGTGGCGGCGAAGAAGACCGCCACCTCGGGCGAGGACGAGGCAGTCGAGGCGGAGGACCTGCCCGAGGACGCCGCGCCCGGCAAGGGCGGAGACGAGGACACGGAGAAGGCGGAGTCCGAGAGCTTTGTGCTCTCCGACGACGACGAGGACGACGCGCCGGCCCAGCAGGTCGCCGTCGCCGGTGCCACCGCCGACCCGGTCAAGGACTACCTGAAGCAGATCGGCAAGGTCCCGCTGCTCAACGCGGAGCAGGAGGTCGAGCTCGCCAAGCGCATCGAGGCCGGCCTGTTCGCCGAGGACAAGCTGGCTGCGGCCGACAAGCTCGCGCCCAAGCTCAAGCGCGAGCTGGAGATCATCGCCGAGGACGGCCGCTGGGCCAAGAACCACCTGCTGGAGGCCAACCTCCGCCTGGTGGTCTCGCTGGCCAAGCGCTACACCGGCCGCGGCATGCTCTTCCTGGACCTGATCCAGGAGGGCAACCTGGGCCTGATCCGCGCGGTCGAGAAGTTCGACTACACCAAGGGCTTCAAGTTCTCCACGTACGCCACCTGGTGGATCCGGCAGGCGATCACCCGCGCGATGGCCGACCAGGCCCGCACCATCCGTATCCCGGTGCACATGGTCGAGGTCATCAACAAGCTGGCCCGCGTCCAGCGCCAGATGCTCCAGGACCTGGGCCGCGAGCCCACCCCGGAGGAGCTGGCCAAGGAACTCGACATGACCCCCGAGAAGGTCATCGAGGTCCAGAAGTACGGCCGCGAGCCGATCTCGCTGCACACGCCGCTCGGCGAGGACGGCGACAGCGAGTTCGGTGACCTCATCGAGGACTCCGAGGCGGTCGTGCCGGCCGACGCGGTCAGCTTCACACTTCTGCAGGAGCAGCTGCACTCGGTTCTTGACACCCTCTCCGAGCGGGAAGCGGGCGTGGTCTCCATGCGCTTCGGCCTCACCGACGGACAGCCCAAGACGCTGGACGAGATCGGCAAGGTCTACGGGGTGACGCGCGAGCGCATCCGGCAGATCGAGTCCAAGACCATGTCCAAGCTGCGCCACCCGTCGCGCTCGCAGGTGCTGCGGGACTACCTCGACTGACGCTCCCGGCCGCCGGGACCGACGTCTTTGCGGATGCGGCCTCCGGCCCTGTCGATGACTCTGGGTATCCAGAGCGATCCACAGGGTCAGGAGGCCGTATGCGTTTCTCTTTCCGTGCCGTGGTCGCGGCGGTGGCCGTGGCACTGCTTCCCGCAGTGGCCGTCCCACTGGCCGTCCCCGCCACCCCCGCCGCCGCGAACGAGGTCGTCATCGGCGGCAGCCCGACCAGTACGGACCAGCAGCCGTGGGTGGTCGCCCTGGCCAGCCGCTCGCGCTTCGGTACGGCCCGCTCGGGGCAGTTCTGCGGTGGCGTGGCCGTCGCGCCGCGTACGGTGCTCACCGCCGCGCACTGCCTCGGTACGGAGGCGCTGGGCGTCGCCGACTGGCGGCAGCTGCCCGATCTGCGGGTGATCCAGGGCCGCACCAATCTGACCGGTGACGGCGGGGAGGAGCTGCGGCTCTCACAGGTGTGGGTCAACCCGGACTTCGACCCGGCGACCAATGCCGGGGACATCGCGGTGATCACCCTGGAGCAGCCCGTGCCGAACGGCGCCACCCTTCCGATGGCGGAGCCGTCGGACAGCGCGTCCTATCAGGCGGGCACCGAGGCGCGGGTCTACGGATGGGGTGACACAAGCGGCAGGGCCGACTACGCGACCTCGCTGCGTACGGCGTCGGTCACCGTCTTCGCCGACACGGTGTGCGAGAAGGCGTATCCGGGCAGTGCCGACGGCACATACCTGCCGGCCTCCATGGTGTGCGCGGGAGCGCAGAGCGGCGGCCGTGACGCCTGTCAGGGCGACAGCGGCGGTCCGCTGGTCGTGGGGGACCGGGTGGTGGGTCTGGTGTCCTGGGGCAAGGGCTGCGCCCTCGCGGCCTATCCAGGGGTCTACACGCGGGTCTCCGCGCTGGCGGCGCTGGTGGCTCAGCACATGTGAGCCCACCGGCGCCCTGGGTGGCAGGAAGAGCCCGAGAAAGCCGCGGGCGGACACCCCCTGGAGGGGTCTGTCCGCCCGTCGGCCCGAACTCGTCGCTGATACGAAACGGTCAGCGCTCGTCGTCTCCCGTCGACGCCTGTGTCTCGGTGAGCCTGCCGGTCTCGTCCTGTATTTCCGCTGCGATCTTCTTGAGTTCCGGCTCGAACTTGCGGCCGTGGTGCGCGCAGAAGAGCAGCTCACCGCCACTGATGAGGACAACGCGCAGGTAGGCCTGAGCGCCGCAACGGTCGCAGCGGTCTGCCGCTGTCAGCGGACTCGCGGGGGTCAGAACAGTAGTCACGTCGCCTCTTCTCTAGCTCGACGAGCTGTCGTACCAGGGTCAACATCCAACCAGCCCGAAAACGTTCCCGCTGTCGGCTTTTTCTCGAAGACGACCTTCGGAATGACTGGGTGTTACCGATTGGCGGCGAATAGGAGTCAGATGAGTCGGATGTCGCGTATGGAGCTGTTGTCCTGACTTGCTCCCGGCTGGCTGTCGGGTCGTTGCTGAGGACGTGCCCGGAGCCTAAATGGTTCATGCGTCTTTGGGAACGTGACATGTGTATCACTCGTAAGAGTTATCGAACGACTGCTCGATAACAGCTATTATGGGCGTTCCGGAGGCCGGGTCGGCGCCGTCCACCTGTTCGGCCTCGGTACCCTCTCACCGACACGGCCGATGTCGACCTTGCTGTAGACATGGCCGAAGCACCTGAGCACGACGAAAAAATCACGGCCAAGAACGTTCAGAACATCTGGATCGAGGAGCTGCCCGCGTGACCGCCGAAACATCCGTGCCGTCCTCCGCGCTGCTGGCGGGCGCAGATCGCGACGGCTCCAACTACACAGCGCGGCACCTCCTCGTGCTCGAGGGCCTTGAAGCGGTACGCAAGCGCCCCGGTATGTACATCGGATCGACCGACAGCCGCGGTCTGATGCACTGTGTCTGGGAGATCATCGACAACTCCGTCGACGAGGCGCTGGCCGGCCACGGCAGTCGGATCGAGGTGATCCTCCACGAGGACGCCTCGGTGGAGGTCCGCGACAACGGCCGCGGCATCCCGGTCGACGTGGAGCCCAAGACCGGCCTGTCCGGCGTCGAGGTCGTCATGACCAAGCTGCACGCCGGCGGCAAGTTCGGCGGGGGCTCGTACGCGGCCTCCGGCGGTCTGCACGGCGTCGGCGCCTCGGTGGTCAACGCCCTGTCCGCCCGGCTGGACGTCGAAGTGGACCGCGGCGGACACACCCACGCCATCAGCTTCCGGCGCGGCGTCCCCGGCATCTTCACCGAGTCCGGCCCCGAGGCGCCCTTCGACCCCGCGAGCGGCCTGACCCGCACCAAGAAGGTCCCGCGGACCCGTACGGGCACCCGCGTGCGCTACTGGGCCGACCGTCAGATCTTCCTCAAGGACGCGAAGCTCTCCCTGGACCATCTGCACCAGCGCGCCCGGCAGACCGCCTTCCTGGTCCCCGGGCTCACCATCGTGGTGCGCGACGAGCGCGGCATCGAGTCGGACAGGCCCGTCGAGGAGGTCTTCCACTTCGACGGCGGCATCAGCGAGTTCTGCGAGTTCCTGGCACCCGACCGGCCCATCTGCGACGTGCTGCGGCTGACCGGCAGCGGCGTCTTCAAGGAGACCGTGCCCGTACTGGACGAACGCGGCCACATGACCCCCACCGAGGTCACCCGCGAACTGGGCGTGGACATCGCGCTGCGCTGGGGCACCGGCTACGAGACCACCACCCGGTCCTTCGTCAACATCATCGCCACCCCCAAGGGCGGCACCCATGTGACGGGCTTCGAGCGGTCGATCGCCAAGACGGTCAACGAGGCACTGCGCGCCGCCAAGCTGCTGCGCGTCGCCGAGGACGACATCGTCAAGGACGACGCCATGGAGGGCCTCACCTCGGTCGTCACCGTACGGCTGGCCGAGCCGCAGTTCGAGGGCCAGACCAAGGAGGTGCTGGGCACCTCTGCCGCGAACCGGATCGTGGCCACGGTCGTCGCCAAGGAGCTCAAGGACTTCCTGACCTCCACCAAGCGCGACAGCAAGGCCCAGGCGCGGGCCGTGCTGGAGAAGGCCGTGGCCGCCGCCAGGACGCGGATCGCCGCCCGGCAGCACAAGGAGGCCCAGCGCAGGAAGACCGCCCTGGAGACCTCCTCGCTGCCCGCCAAGCTCGCGGACTGCCGCAGTGACGACGTGGACCGCAGCGAACTGTTCATCGTCGAGGGCGACTCGGCGCTGGGTACGGCGAAGCTGGCCCGCAACTCCGAGTTCCAGGCGCTGCTGCCGATCCGCGGCAAGATCCTCAACGTCCAGAAGTCCTCGGTCTCGGACATGCTCAAGAACGCCGAGTGCGGCGCGATCATCCAGGTCATAGGAGCCGGTTCCGGCCGCACCTTCGACATCGACCAGGCGCGCTACGGCAAGGTGATCTTCCTCGCCGACGCCGATGTCGACGGCGCGCACATCCGCTGCCTGCTGCTGACGCTCTTCCAGCGGTACATGCGGGCCATGGTCGAGGAGGGCCGGGTGTTCTCCGCGGTGCCGCCGCTGCACCGGATCGAGCTGGTCCAGCCCAAGAAGGGCCAGGACAAGTACCTCTACACGTACTCGGACAACGAGCTGCGGCAGACCCTGCTCGACCTGCGGCGGCGCAATGTCCGCTTCAAGGACGGCATCCAGCGCTACAAGGGCCTCGGCGAGATGGACGCGAACCAGCTGGCCGAGACGACGATGGACCCGCGCCACCGCACCCTGCGCCGGATCAACATCAGCGATCTGGAGGCGGCGGAGCGCGCGTTCGACCTGCTGATGGGCAATGAGGTCGCGCCGCGCAAGGAGTTCATCACCAACTCCGCGTCCACGCTGGATCGCGCGCGGATCGACGTCTGACCTGTGGCGGAGCGGGCGGGTGGGCGCGGTGATCGCCCTCCGGTCCGCACATGTTCCGCGACCGCGTTGACGTCACGTCAGTGCGGGGGAGTGGTTACGGCGCCTCCTGGGGCCCGGTGTCGCCCTCGTCGGGGCCGTCCGTGTAGGCCTTGTCGACGGCGGCCCGGGTCCGTTCTTCGGCCTGTTCGACCGCCCTGGCCGTCGAGGAGCGATGCGGCCGGCTGCGGCGCCACCCCTCCGCGTACTCCTTGAAGGGCTTCTTCGCCAACTGGGAATCGACGTACTGGCCGGTGAGGACGCTTGCGGTGACTTCGTCCAGCCACCGCTGGGCGTCGACCTTGCGGTCGAAGTGACGGGAGGTCCGGCCGGGCGCGGTGGCCGGGCCGACCGGTCCGAGTTCGTAGGTGACGCGCCGGACGCGGGCCTTCACGCCGTTGCGCGGGTCGGCGGGCAGCTCCCACGCGAAGTGGATACGGTCGGGGTACTCCTGCGCGTCCTGCTTCCCTTCGTCCCACTCCGGGAAGTACCAACCAGGTTCGTAGGTGCGCAGCAGCACCCGCTCCTTCTCCGCCCACCCACGCCGGCGTTCCTGTAGGTCCGCGGCTTCGGCGGCCCCCGGCGGCGGGTCATCGTCGTCCGCGTGCTCCGAGCCGGGCACCACGATGGACTGCTCCGGCCCGTGCAGGTCTCCCAGAGCCGTGTCGATCAGCTTCGAGGCGTCGCCCAGTTGGCGGCGCTCCACGCCTTTGGCGTCGCCTGTGACCGCGGCGAGCTGCCCGGCCTGGTTGGAGTCGTAGGACGCGAGCAGTTGTAGGCGGCCAGGCGTCGCATGTCGTCGTCCGGCGCCCAGGAGCAGGTCAGCCTCCGCGCCCGCGCCGACCAGGGTGCGCGGCAACGAATTCGGCACTTGGTCACGGCGCCGGCGAGGGTCTGGGACAGTACAGCTCCCAACGCACCTGCTTCACAGGGAATCCACGAGGAGAACACACGATGAGAACCGGCGTTGCCGCTGTGGTCCTGCTTGGTTCCGGCGTGCTGCTCACCGCCTGTTCGTCCTCACCGACGCCGGCCGGGACACCGACAGCTGAGCCAGCCGCCCACATCGTCTCCTCGCCGACCTCGGGCTCAAGTAGCGCGCCCTCATCGGCCGCGCCGGGGGCGTTTGCACAGTCTCCTTGTACGGCCATGCCGCGCGTGCCGAGGTGAGCAGCAGAGGGGTGTCCAATCCGAGCAGCCTGTGCAGCAGTCTCGCCAAGTCGCTCTCCAGCGGCGGAGACTTCTGGACCACGCAGGTCAGCGACGTACAGGGCGTTGTCCCCGTGGTGTGCGGTGTCCAAAAGGACGGTGTCGTGATCGTGGTCCGCGACAACAACAGCCAGATATTCGGGCAGAGCGTGTGCAGCGCCCTGCTGCAAGGGAGCTGGACTGAGGACGCGGCGGCCGAGGAGGCAGCGCGGCAGCAGGACCAGGCCACCGCGCAGGCCAGCGCCCAAGCCAGTGCACAGGCATCGGCCCAGAGCGCAGCCGAGAACGCGCTCGCCGCACTGCAAGACATCAACCGCCGTTTCACGAACGCCAAATCGGTGCGAGGCGATGTCACGACGGCCGACGCGGACTTGGCCAAGGAGCGTCAGGACGCCAAGGGCGGCAACGGCGACGGCTGCTACAACGTGGAGAACGTGGTCGGCTACGACGCGGAGAACGTCGTGGGCTATGACGTAACCTCCAGTGCCGGCTACGACGTCGATCAGGAGCAGCAGGGGGTTACCGGGATACGAGCACAGATCACCACGCTGCAACAGGCACTGACAGCTCTGACGGCGGTCAGTCTTCCCGCACCGGCCGGAGCAGACGCGGCCATATCGACCGCACAGACGAACAACGCCACTGCGATCGCCACGACCAACAAGGCCATCGATCACCTGAACGCGGACCTCAAGACGGCCTACAACGTCGCCAACTCCCTGGGCACGGGTGACTGCGCCGATAGCGGGCCGGGCGACCTACCGGACGGCCTGTCGCACATCTCGTGACCGTGCCGGTGATCCGTCAACCGTTTGCTCAGACGGGAAGTTCGGTGATGCCGAGGGCGAAGTCCAAGTTCCCCACCCCGTGGTTGGCGAGGCCCACCGTGACCACGCCCGCTCCTTCCAGCCAGTGCGCCATTCTCAGGCCGCCGACGTCCAACGGGCGCAGCCCGAGGCTCTCGATGAACGCCTCCACACTTGCCTTGGCCTGCGCATTATCGCCAGCGATGAAGACGTCGGGCCGGCCCTTCTCCAGGACGTGACGGAAGATGGTGTTGAACGCCTTCACCACGCTGGCGCCGGCCGGGGCCGCCTTGGCGACTTCCTGCGCTATCGAGGTCTCCTGGCGGTGGGCCAGCCCGTCGAACGCGGAATTGAAGGGATTGCTGATGTCGACGATGACCTTGCCCGCGAGAGCGTCTCCGTACTGGGCGACGACCGGCACGACACCGTCGTACAAGAGGGCCACGATGACGATGTCCCCGGCCGGGGCGGTGCCCCATTCTCCTGTCGTGGCGCCGCCACCGAGAGCCTTGGCCAGGTCAGCGGCCTTGGACTGATCGCGGCCCATGACCTCGACGGTGTTGCCGCCCGCTACCGCCCGCGCGCCGATGGTGCGGGCCATGTTCCCGGTGTCGATGATGCTGATGTTGCTCATGAGGTGTCCTGCCCTGGTTGTGTGTTGTTCGGTTCAGATGGCGGTGGTGCCGCCGTCGGCGACGAGTTCCATGCCGTTGACGTAGCTGGAGTCGTCAGAGGCGAGGAAGAGGGCGGCGGTGGCGATTTCGTCGGGGCGGCCCATCTGGCCGCGGGGGATGAGGGACTCGAACTGGCGCTTGGTGGCCTCGTCGAAGAGTTCTTCCTGCTTGGCGGTGGCGACCTGACCGGG
It encodes the following:
- a CDS encoding S1 family peptidase, coding for MRFSFRAVVAAVAVALLPAVAVPLAVPATPAAANEVVIGGSPTSTDQQPWVVALASRSRFGTARSGQFCGGVAVAPRTVLTAAHCLGTEALGVADWRQLPDLRVIQGRTNLTGDGGEELRLSQVWVNPDFDPATNAGDIAVITLEQPVPNGATLPMAEPSDSASYQAGTEARVYGWGDTSGRADYATSLRTASVTVFADTVCEKAYPGSADGTYLPASMVCAGAQSGGRDACQGDSGGPLVVGDRVVGLVSWGKGCALAAYPGVYTRVSALAALVAQHM
- a CDS encoding RNA polymerase sigma factor codes for the protein MSASTSRTLPSEIAESESLMALIEQGKAQGQIAGDDVRRAFEADQIPATQWKNVLRSLNQVLDEEGVTLMVTAAEAPKRTRKSVAAKSPAKRTATKTVATRATPVKKTVAPKAPATEVEAEAETTVEPSVEAETPAKKAPAKKTAAKKTAAKKAPAKKVAAKKTATSGEDEAVEAEDLPEDAAPGKGGDEDTEKAESESFVLSDDDEDDAPAQQVAVAGATADPVKDYLKQIGKVPLLNAEQEVELAKRIEAGLFAEDKLAAADKLAPKLKRELEIIAEDGRWAKNHLLEANLRLVVSLAKRYTGRGMLFLDLIQEGNLGLIRAVEKFDYTKGFKFSTYATWWIRQAITRAMADQARTIRIPVHMVEVINKLARVQRQMLQDLGREPTPEELAKELDMTPEKVIEVQKYGREPISLHTPLGEDGDSEFGDLIEDSEAVVPADAVSFTLLQEQLHSVLDTLSEREAGVVSMRFGLTDGQPKTLDEIGKVYGVTRERIRQIESKTMSKLRHPSRSQVLRDYLD
- a CDS encoding DNA gyrase/topoisomerase IV subunit B, which produces MTAETSVPSSALLAGADRDGSNYTARHLLVLEGLEAVRKRPGMYIGSTDSRGLMHCVWEIIDNSVDEALAGHGSRIEVILHEDASVEVRDNGRGIPVDVEPKTGLSGVEVVMTKLHAGGKFGGGSYAASGGLHGVGASVVNALSARLDVEVDRGGHTHAISFRRGVPGIFTESGPEAPFDPASGLTRTKKVPRTRTGTRVRYWADRQIFLKDAKLSLDHLHQRARQTAFLVPGLTIVVRDERGIESDRPVEEVFHFDGGISEFCEFLAPDRPICDVLRLTGSGVFKETVPVLDERGHMTPTEVTRELGVDIALRWGTGYETTTRSFVNIIATPKGGTHVTGFERSIAKTVNEALRAAKLLRVAEDDIVKDDAMEGLTSVVTVRLAEPQFEGQTKEVLGTSAANRIVATVVAKELKDFLTSTKRDSKAQARAVLEKAVAAARTRIAARQHKEAQRRKTALETSSLPAKLADCRSDDVDRSELFIVEGDSALGTAKLARNSEFQALLPIRGKILNVQKSSVSDMLKNAECGAIIQVIGAGSGRTFDIDQARYGKVIFLADADVDGAHIRCLLLTLFQRYMRAMVEEGRVFSAVPPLHRIELVQPKKGQDKYLYTYSDNELRQTLLDLRRRNVRFKDGIQRYKGLGEMDANQLAETTMDPRHRTLRRINISDLEAAERAFDLLMGNEVAPRKEFITNSASTLDRARIDV
- a CDS encoding DUF7455 domain-containing protein — translated: MTTVLTPASPLTAADRCDRCGAQAYLRVVLISGGELLFCAHHGRKFEPELKKIAAEIQDETGRLTETQASTGDDER
- a CDS encoding NADPH-dependent F420 reductase; this encodes MSNISIIDTGNMARTIGARAVAGGNTVEVMGRDQSKAADLAKALGGGATTGEWGTAPAGDIVIVALLYDGVVPVVAQYGDALAGKVIVDISNPFNSAFDGLAHRQETSIAQEVAKAAPAGASVVKAFNTIFRHVLEKGRPDVFIAGDNAQAKASVEAFIESLGLRPLDVGGLRMAHWLEGAGVVTVGLANHGVGNLDFALGITELPV